tacgATTAATATTGTTTTAGTTTTGACTTTAATACTCTTTTTAGGATTAATATTGTATTAGTTTTTACTTAAATACTTTTTTGGgggttaatattttcttttttttaatgactaGCCTATAAGGAATGGTGATGTTGTTGATTCACCGCCAGTTGTTGTTTGTGGTTCACCggcagttgttgttggtgattcaccgccagttgttgtttgtggttcaccgccagttgttgttggtgattcaCCGCTAGTTGTTGTTTGTGGTTCACCGCCAGTTGTTTGTGGTTCACCgccagttgttgttggtgattcaccgccagttgttgtttgtgggtcaccgccagttgttgttggtgattcaCCGCTAGTTGTTGTTTGTGGTTCACCGCCAGTTGTTTGTGGTTCACCgccagttgttgttggtgattcaccgccagttgttgtttgtgggtcaccgccagttgttgttggtgattcaCCGCCAGTTGTTGTTTGTGGTTCACCGCCAGTTGTTGTTTGTGGTTCATCgccagttgttgttggtgattcaccgccagttgttgtttgtggttcaccgccagttgttgttggtgattcaCCGCCAGTTGTTGTTTGTGGTTCACCTG
This genomic stretch from Palaemon carinicauda isolate YSFRI2023 chromosome 12, ASM3689809v2, whole genome shotgun sequence harbors:
- the LOC137650565 gene encoding uncharacterized protein; its protein translation is MKVFILVSVVVAVTQAAPRGGDMETYGNSRQRRQAVDPEPIAETGEAFLDSNGRIVIQVRQVVNSGCCQSSCQGGCNHDCGGEPQTTTGGEPGEPQTTTGGESPTTTGGEPQTTTGGESPTTTGDEPQTTTGGEPQTTTGGESPTTTGGDPQTTTGGESPTTTGGEPQTTGGEPQTTTSGESPTTTGGDPQTTTGGESPTTTGGEPQTTGGEPQTTTSGESPTTTGGEPQTTTGGESPTTTAGEPQTTTGGESTTSPFLIG